One Streptomyces sp. RPA4-2 genomic window carries:
- a CDS encoding TIGR03767 family metallophosphoesterase produces MTGIEPESTINRRRFLFASGAVAAAGAAGSAGAFLPRQRRPDAVEPAVRAVAQRPAPHATTTLETTARLGGAPHTGTYRRLESGPGWPMVVREEIAPPRAGRADRRTPLACFVQFTDLHIADVQNPLRTEFLRSRTPTAWRAQEALTVAGAVALVEKVNALGAGPHSGLPPAFVMTTGDNIDNNSAIELEWFLTLMNGGRITPNTGDPKTYEGVQNSGIPLYWHPGDPALRDFDKRRGLPLIPGFLEAATRPLTSPGLRIPWYSTVGNHDDLPGGCLSPALGDFAVGSRKLLSVPDTDAAAYAKALGSGDDPKSEVLTAILKRHATSARTVTPDERRRLFTPHDYLAAHLDPDRAGAGPVGHGYTPDHLDGDRMYYTFQVAENVIGISIDTTYRSGHYEGSLGDDQMRWLEQTLAAHSSRSYDADGRLVRRPGADDAHILVFSHHHSPSMTRRPDAARTDEPRHDGAEVIALLSRFPNVVAWINGHSHVNRITPHPHATAARSFWEVNTASHVDYPHHARLFELVDNKDGTLSLFTTLVESAAPHRTAPDFDDLSAVGLASLYREIAYNAPGLADSMRAGVQEGWAGGAGDRNTELLKVLP; encoded by the coding sequence ATGACCGGGATCGAACCCGAGTCCACCATCAACCGCCGTCGTTTTCTTTTCGCCTCGGGCGCCGTCGCGGCGGCCGGAGCGGCAGGATCGGCCGGAGCGTTCCTGCCCCGGCAACGCCGTCCCGACGCCGTGGAGCCCGCCGTACGCGCCGTCGCTCAGCGGCCCGCGCCGCACGCGACGACCACCCTGGAGACAACGGCGCGCCTCGGCGGAGCCCCGCACACCGGCACCTACCGGCGGCTGGAGTCCGGCCCGGGCTGGCCCATGGTCGTACGGGAGGAGATCGCTCCACCCCGCGCCGGGCGCGCGGACCGGCGTACTCCGCTCGCGTGCTTCGTGCAGTTCACCGACCTGCATATCGCCGATGTGCAGAACCCGCTGCGCACGGAGTTCCTGCGCTCTCGCACGCCCACCGCGTGGCGTGCCCAGGAGGCACTGACCGTCGCGGGCGCCGTCGCGCTCGTGGAGAAGGTCAACGCGCTCGGCGCCGGCCCGCACTCGGGACTGCCACCGGCGTTCGTGATGACCACGGGCGACAACATCGACAACAACTCCGCCATCGAGCTGGAGTGGTTCCTCACGCTGATGAACGGCGGACGGATCACCCCCAACACTGGGGACCCCAAGACGTACGAAGGCGTCCAGAACTCCGGGATTCCGCTGTACTGGCACCCGGGCGACCCGGCGCTGCGCGACTTCGACAAGCGGCGCGGACTGCCGCTGATACCCGGCTTCCTCGAAGCCGCGACCCGCCCCCTGACCAGCCCGGGCCTGCGGATCCCCTGGTACTCCACGGTCGGCAACCACGACGACCTGCCCGGCGGCTGCCTGTCGCCCGCGCTCGGTGACTTCGCCGTCGGTTCCCGCAAACTGCTGTCGGTCCCCGACACGGACGCGGCCGCCTACGCCAAGGCGCTCGGTTCGGGTGACGATCCCAAGAGCGAGGTGCTCACGGCGATCCTGAAAAGGCACGCCACCTCCGCGCGGACGGTGACGCCGGACGAGCGGCGCCGCCTGTTCACCCCGCACGACTATCTGGCCGCGCATCTCGATCCCGACCGCGCCGGTGCCGGGCCGGTGGGCCACGGCTACACACCGGACCACCTCGACGGCGACCGCATGTACTACACGTTCCAGGTCGCGGAGAACGTCATCGGGATCAGCATCGACACGACGTATCGCAGCGGCCACTACGAGGGGTCACTCGGCGATGACCAGATGCGCTGGCTGGAACAGACCCTGGCCGCGCACAGCTCCCGGTCCTACGACGCGGACGGCCGCCTCGTCCGCCGTCCCGGAGCCGACGACGCCCACATCCTGGTCTTCAGCCACCACCACAGCCCGAGCATGACCCGCCGCCCCGACGCCGCCCGTACGGACGAACCGCGCCACGACGGCGCCGAGGTCATCGCCCTGCTCAGCCGCTTCCCGAACGTGGTCGCGTGGATCAACGGTCACAGCCACGTCAACCGGATCACCCCCCACCCGCACGCGACGGCCGCCCGCTCCTTCTGGGAGGTCAACACCGCCTCGCACGTCGACTATCCGCACCACGCCCGGCTGTTCGAACTGGTCGACAACAAGGACGGGACGCTGTCCCTGTTCACCACGCTCGTCGAGTCGGCCGCCCCGCACCGCACGGCACCGGACTTCGACGATCTCTCGGCGGTCGGCCTCGCGTCGCTGTACCGGGAGATCGCCTACAACGCCCCCGGACTCGCCGACAGTATGCGGGCGGGCGTCCAGGAGGGATGGGCGGGCGGAGCGGGCGACCGCAACACCGAGTTGCTGAAGGTCCTCCCGTGA
- the ribB gene encoding 3,4-dihydroxy-2-butanone-4-phosphate synthase — MTSASVRQSLDLLTVAVDDLRAGRPVIVVDDVDRENEGDLVMAAEFATAETMGFFVRWTSGLICAPMAPEVADRLELPLMVPSAPGVDTTTGTAADTTIETTAYTVSVDAVGVGSGISAADRALTVRTLADPGTRPDRLIRPGHVFPLRARPGGVAERRGHTEAGVDLLRLAGLSPVAVISEVCEDDGSVAGADRLRAFADEHGLTLVSIEQLANRLRPSGTATA; from the coding sequence GTGACGTCAGCATCGGTGCGACAGTCGCTGGACCTGCTCACGGTCGCCGTCGACGATCTGCGGGCCGGCCGACCGGTCATCGTGGTCGACGACGTGGACCGGGAGAACGAAGGTGACCTGGTCATGGCGGCCGAGTTCGCGACCGCCGAGACCATGGGCTTCTTCGTCCGCTGGACCAGCGGGCTCATCTGCGCGCCCATGGCCCCCGAGGTCGCCGACCGGCTGGAACTGCCACTGATGGTCCCGTCCGCTCCGGGCGTCGATACGACAACCGGAACGGCAGCCGACACGACAATCGAAACGACCGCCTACACCGTTTCCGTGGATGCGGTCGGGGTCGGCTCCGGGATCTCCGCCGCCGACCGCGCCCTGACCGTGCGGACACTGGCCGACCCCGGCACCCGGCCCGACCGGCTGATCCGTCCCGGGCATGTGTTTCCACTGCGGGCCCGCCCCGGAGGCGTCGCCGAACGGCGTGGACACACCGAGGCCGGCGTCGATCTGCTGCGCCTGGCCGGGTTGTCGCCCGTCGCGGTGATCAGCGAGGTCTGCGAGGACGACGGTTCGGTCGCCGGCGCCGACCGGCTGCGTGCCTTCGCCGACGAGCACGGTCTCACGCTGGTCTCGATCGAGCAGTTGGCGAACCGGCTGCGGCCCTCGGGCACGGCGACGGCGTGA
- a CDS encoding HAD family phosphatase, whose protein sequence is MNRVLRATVFDLDDTLIDTGDAWARVCAGFAARHGHHWRAEDTAALHGNGSWASYVAGLCGGAVGAAEVVEACAAAMVDECAAGRVRALPGAVELVLEAGRHGPVGVATASPRRFVLAALEGLGLLAGLRAVVCGEDVVRVKPAPDPYLRAAAEVGVPPSGCLAVEDSPNGIRSAAAAGMCVLAVPRGGMALPAEIAHLPAARAHGAAEALPLLTRLLAPRPELLINEGAR, encoded by the coding sequence GTGAACCGCGTGCTCCGAGCGACGGTCTTCGACCTGGACGACACGCTGATCGACACCGGGGACGCCTGGGCGCGGGTGTGCGCGGGCTTCGCGGCCCGACACGGTCACCACTGGCGCGCCGAGGACACCGCCGCGCTGCACGGCAACGGGAGCTGGGCGTCGTACGTCGCCGGCCTGTGCGGCGGTGCGGTAGGCGCCGCCGAGGTGGTCGAAGCCTGTGCTGCCGCGATGGTCGACGAATGCGCGGCAGGACGTGTGCGGGCGCTGCCCGGGGCGGTGGAGCTGGTCCTCGAAGCCGGACGGCATGGGCCGGTCGGGGTGGCCACGGCGAGTCCGCGCCGCTTCGTCCTGGCGGCCCTCGAAGGGCTGGGCCTGCTGGCGGGGCTGCGTGCCGTCGTGTGCGGCGAGGACGTGGTCCGGGTCAAACCCGCGCCGGATCCGTACCTGCGCGCGGCGGCCGAGGTCGGCGTCCCGCCGTCCGGTTGTCTGGCGGTCGAGGACTCGCCGAACGGCATCCGGTCCGCGGCCGCCGCCGGCATGTGTGTCCTGGCCGTCCCGCGCGGGGGCATGGCACTGCCGGCCGAGATCGCCCACCTGCCCGCGGCGCGGGCACACGGCGCGGCAGAGGCCCTGCCGCTGCTGACCCGGCTGCTCGCGCCCCGGCCCGAGCTGTTGATCAATGAAGGCGCTCGGTGA
- a CDS encoding DsbA family oxidoreductase, translating to MRVEIWTDIACPWCYVGRARFGQGLAAFTHRDQVEVVHRSYELNPQAENGAVPIIEAVAAQYGRTREQQVAREEQAADMARSVGLEFRVGGRVFGNTFDVHRLLHFARTRGVQDELTDLAFQVNFAEERSIYDTETLVDLAVAVGLSGTEAREVLGDPDAYAEEVRADERLAAELGAGGVPFFVLDRRYGVSGVQSPEGFTRALEQAWAGRPAAQRS from the coding sequence ATGCGTGTCGAGATCTGGACCGATATCGCCTGCCCTTGGTGCTACGTCGGCCGTGCCCGTTTCGGCCAAGGGCTCGCCGCCTTCACGCACCGCGATCAGGTGGAAGTGGTGCACCGGTCGTACGAGCTCAATCCACAGGCCGAGAACGGTGCCGTGCCGATCATCGAGGCGGTCGCTGCCCAGTACGGGCGCACGCGCGAGCAACAGGTCGCCCGAGAGGAGCAGGCCGCGGACATGGCGAGATCCGTAGGACTGGAATTCCGCGTCGGAGGGAGGGTCTTCGGAAACACCTTCGACGTGCACCGGCTCCTCCATTTCGCCAGGACTCGCGGCGTGCAGGACGAGCTGACGGATCTCGCCTTCCAGGTGAACTTCGCGGAAGAGCGTTCGATCTATGACACGGAGACCCTGGTGGACCTGGCCGTCGCGGTCGGGCTGAGCGGAACGGAAGCTCGGGAGGTGCTCGGCGACCCGGACGCGTACGCCGAAGAGGTACGAGCCGACGAGCGCCTGGCCGCCGAGCTGGGCGCCGGCGGAGTGCCCTTCTTCGTCCTGGACCGGCGTTACGGCGTCAGCGGCGTCCAGTCGCCCGAGGGGTTCACCCGGGCGCTGGAACAGGCTTGGGCGGGTCGGCCCGCGGCGCAGAGGTCCTGA
- a CDS encoding arabinofuranosidase catalytic domain-containing protein, protein MRRRRSASSRLHSPHPAGPARRLAQALLSVAAAIGLLVTALVGLPGVAQAAGSQPCDIYAGAGTPCVAAHSTTRALFSAYNGPLYQVTRASDGASTDIGPLSAGGYADAGRQDTFCANTTCSISKVYDQTSRHNDLFPGPAGTAGMGADRGADASELSVTAGGHKVYGIWISPGVGYRSHGAASGVAVGGQPEGAYMVASGTHVGSACCFDYGNAESTPADTGNGHMDAVSIATTCYFAPCSGSGPWVEADLENGMFQGDNGSNTANKGNNSTYVTAVLKNNGQTTYALKGGNSQSGGLTTWWDGALPSRGGYRPMQQEGGIILGTGGDNSNWNMGTFFEGVMVAGYPTDAAENAVQANIVSVGYSGQTNVPNGPQGTITGPGGQCVDVSADDTGVNGAAVGLWNCQSYAEDQHWTHNAGGSLGTIGRCLDIIGNGTANGTQVELWDCNGAGGQIWQQQADGSLLNPQSGRCLDSPDGATANGTRLRVWDCNGSTAQKFALG, encoded by the coding sequence ATGCGCAGAAGAAGATCTGCCTCGTCGCGTCTCCACTCCCCGCACCCGGCCGGGCCGGCGCGCCGACTCGCACAGGCCCTGCTGTCCGTCGCCGCCGCCATCGGTCTGCTGGTCACCGCCCTGGTCGGCCTCCCCGGCGTCGCCCAGGCGGCGGGATCACAGCCCTGCGACATCTACGCCGGCGCCGGCACCCCGTGCGTCGCCGCCCACAGCACCACCCGCGCGCTGTTCTCGGCGTACAACGGACCGCTCTACCAGGTCACCCGCGCCTCCGACGGCGCGAGCACCGACATCGGACCACTGTCGGCCGGCGGCTACGCCGACGCGGGCCGGCAGGACACCTTCTGCGCGAACACCACGTGCAGCATCTCGAAGGTGTACGACCAGACCTCCCGCCACAACGACCTCTTCCCCGGCCCCGCGGGGACGGCCGGAATGGGCGCCGACCGGGGCGCGGACGCCAGTGAGCTGTCGGTCACGGCGGGCGGCCACAAGGTGTACGGGATCTGGATCTCCCCCGGCGTCGGCTACCGCTCGCACGGCGCCGCGTCCGGTGTCGCCGTGGGCGGGCAGCCCGAAGGCGCCTACATGGTCGCCAGCGGCACTCACGTCGGCTCCGCCTGCTGCTTCGACTACGGCAACGCGGAGTCCACACCCGCCGACACGGGCAACGGGCACATGGACGCCGTGTCCATCGCCACCACCTGCTACTTCGCGCCCTGCAGCGGCTCCGGACCGTGGGTCGAGGCCGACCTGGAGAACGGGATGTTCCAGGGCGACAACGGCTCCAACACCGCGAACAAGGGCAACAACAGCACGTACGTGACGGCTGTCCTCAAGAACAACGGTCAGACCACCTACGCCCTGAAGGGAGGCAACTCCCAGTCCGGCGGCCTGACGACATGGTGGGACGGCGCCCTGCCCTCCCGGGGCGGCTACCGGCCGATGCAGCAGGAGGGCGGCATCATCCTGGGCACGGGCGGCGACAACAGCAACTGGAACATGGGCACCTTCTTCGAGGGCGTCATGGTCGCCGGATATCCCACCGACGCTGCCGAGAACGCCGTGCAGGCGAACATCGTCTCCGTCGGCTACTCGGGCCAGACCAACGTCCCGAACGGCCCGCAGGGCACCATCACCGGTCCGGGCGGCCAGTGCGTCGACGTCAGCGCGGACGACACCGGCGTGAACGGCGCCGCCGTCGGCCTGTGGAACTGCCAGTCCTACGCCGAGGACCAGCACTGGACGCACAACGCGGGCGGCTCCCTCGGCACCATCGGCCGCTGCCTCGACATCATCGGCAACGGCACCGCCAACGGCACCCAGGTCGAGCTCTGGGACTGCAACGGAGCCGGTGGTCAGATCTGGCAGCAACAGGCCGACGGCTCGCTCCTCAACCCGCAGTCGGGCCGCTGCCTCGACTCCCCCGACGGCGCCACCGCCAACGGCACCCGCCTACGCGTCTGGGACTGCAACGGATCCACCGCCCAGAAGTTCGCACTGGGCTGA
- a CDS encoding STAS domain-containing protein, whose amino-acid sequence MITPLTLTPGHRPDGTAFLKATGEIDMSNTDALASALENLPGRVVIDLTGIDYLDSAGLSVLFAHADRIELITAPLLTPVLTFSGLADLTTIQEA is encoded by the coding sequence ATGATCACACCCCTCACCCTCACCCCAGGGCACCGGCCGGACGGAACCGCGTTCCTCAAAGCCACCGGTGAGATCGACATGAGCAACACCGACGCGCTCGCCTCCGCGCTGGAGAACCTGCCGGGGCGCGTCGTCATCGACCTCACCGGGATCGACTATCTCGACAGCGCCGGGCTGAGCGTCCTGTTCGCCCACGCGGACCGCATCGAACTCATCACCGCCCCGCTGCTCACGCCCGTCCTGACGTTCTCGGGACTCGCCGACCTGACCACCATCCAGGAGGCGTGA